One part of the Glycine max cultivar Williams 82 chromosome 14, Glycine_max_v4.0, whole genome shotgun sequence genome encodes these proteins:
- the LOC100812597 gene encoding trigger factor-like protein TIG, Chloroplastic, protein MELCTRTFTSFFLFNPSSSSNPLFLRANANAKTPFKFNSLKLSSFPPHIHLFQPFLSPHTSSPFTLSAASASSSSSSSSVAVGTEQDRLPAELNVTETAEPNSRVRLHVEVPSLVCEDCYKRVIAEFMKQAKIPGFRPGKKVPESILISYVGSQNVQKATIESILRRTLSHAMTSVTGRALQDSVRIVTKFSEMEETYSSLGSLRYDVLVDIAPEIKWIPDNNAYKNLKIVVEIDSDIDAHTASEQEFRRRYKSIGALKVVTDRGLQVGDVVVLDISATTIDQDESNVKSIPSAESKGFNFDTEYGEKVLPGFLDCIIGIQQGESKSFPLVFPETWNQENLRGVHAQFTVECKELFYRDLPELDDSIADKLLPGCTTVEQVKDLLLQKCQEVEQTAREQATDNAILDQVSKIVQVDIPQSLFEEQGRQLYGANLLEIQAKMKLNEQQLATLSSSKAVNEFLEHQKENITNLIKQSLAVGDIYRRENLQFATEDLVKEVENSIAEFKRQNQEYDEERVKGQVQEILEGAKVLEWLREHAEVQYITK, encoded by the exons ATGGAGCTGTGCACTCGAACCTTCAcaagtttctttcttttcaaccCTTCTTCCTCTTCAAACCCCCTGTTTCTTCGTGCTAATGCCAACGCTAAAACACCCTTCAAATTCAATTCCCTTAAACTCTCATCTTTCCCCCCTCATATTCACCTCTTCCAAccctttctctctcctcacacTTCTTCTCCCTTCACACTCTCAGCTgcttctgcttcttcttcttcttcttcttcttcagttgCAGTTGGCACAGAACAGGACCGTCTTCCAGCAGAATTGAATGTCACTGAAACAGCGGAACCCAATTCCAGA GTTAGATTGCATGTGGAGGTGCCATCATTGGTATGTGAGGATTGTTACAAGAGGGTCATAGCAGAGTTTATGAAGCAAGCAAAG ATCCCTGGATTTCGCCCTGGAAAGAAAGTTCCAGAAAGCATTCTTATTAGTTATGTTGGGAGTCAAAATGTTCAGAAGGCTACTATTGAATCTATATTGAGGAGGACACTCTCACATGCTATGACATCG GTTACTGGAAGGGCTTTGCAGGACTCGGTACGAATAGTGACTAAGTTTTCTGAGATGGAGGAGACATATTCTTCTCTTGGGTCTCTTAG ATATGATGTCCTTGTTGATATTGCACCAGAAATCAAATGGATTCCCGATAATAATgcatacaaaaatttaaagattgtTGTTGAGATAGATAGTGATATAGATGCTCACACAGCATCTGAACAAGAATTTAGAAGGCGCTATAAATCCATTGGTGCTCTGAAAGTGGTTACTGACAGAGGGCTACAG GTTGGAGATGTTGTTGTCCTTGACATCTCAGCAACAACCATTGATCAAGATGAATCAAATGTTAAAAGTATTCCTTCTGCTGAAAGTAAAG GCTTTAATTTTGATACAGAATATGGTGAAAAAGTATTACCGGGTTTCCTTGATTGTATAATTGGAATTCAACAAGGTGAATCAAAGTCTTTTCCTCTTGTATTTCCTGAAACATGGAACCAAGAAAATCTTCGAGGTGTTCATGCTCAGTTTACT GTTGAATGCAAAGAACTTTTTTACAGAGATTTACCTGAGCTGGATGATTCTATTGCTGATAAGCTTCTCCCTGGATGCACCACAGTGGAGCAG GTCAAAGACTTGTTGTTACAGAAATGCCAAGAGGTGGAGCAAACAGCTAGAGAACAAGCCACTGATAATGCTATCTTAGATCAGGTTTCTAAG ATTGTACAAGTTGATATACCTCAATCCTTGTTTGAGGAACAAGGAAGGCAGCTTTATGGAGCCAACCTATTAGAAATACAG GCAAAAATGAAACTAAATGAGCAGCAGCTGGCGACTCTGTCAAGTTCAAAGGCTGTGAACGAATTTCTTGAGCATCAGAaggaaaatataacaaatttgatAAAACAGAGTCTGGCAGTTGGTGATATATATAGGCGTGAAAATCTGCAG TTTGCTACTGAGGACCTTGTCAAAGAGGTTGAGAATTCCATTGCTGAATTCAAACGTCAAAACCAAGAATATGATGAGGAACGGGTGAAGGGACAG GTTCAAGAAATACTAGAAGGAGCTAAAGTGCTTGAATGGTTGAGAGAACATGCAGAGGTTCAGTATATAACTAAATGA
- the LOC100785330 gene encoding uncharacterized protein, translating into MGIRGSLVLAMLVLGGISAETETEGILGTPTPFECGDNMAIGLNCGRYVSRIGPKEPPSPACCQALEGADIPCLCQYFTIYALLFSLEKGVYVLNSCGIPVPPGTRCGSYTFPPAPAPARPEN; encoded by the exons ATGGGAATTAGAGGGAGCTTAGTGTTAGCAATGTTGGTGCTTGGTGGCATCTCAGCTGAAACTGAAACAGAAGGCATATTAGGAACACCAACTCCATTTGAATGCGGTGATAATATGGCAATTGGATTGAATTGTGGCAGGTATGTGTCACGCATTGGGCCAAAGGAACCGCCATCACCAGCCTGCTGCCAAGCCCTGGAAGGTGCTGACATTCCCTGCCTATGCCAATATTTTACTATTTACGCTCTTCTCTTCAGCTTAGAAAAAGGTGTCTATGTGCTCAATTCCTGTGGAATCCCAGTTCCACCCGGAACCCGCTGCGGAA gTTACACTTTCCCTCCTGCTCCTGCTCCTGCTCGTCCGGAGAATTGA
- the LOC100784805 gene encoding phosphatidate cytidylyltransferase 1 — MYEEITTSVRTPKDETKDFPIGIPAEISKSNGNNLLVDDKSKYKSMWIRAYSSLWMLASVSLIIYLGHLYIWAMVVVIQIFMASELFNLLRRASQDKRLPKFKLLNWHYFFTAMLFVYGRILSQQLVNTVTSDKLLYRFVSNLIKYQMVICYFLYIAGFVWFILSLKKRYYKYQFGQYAWTHMILIVVFTQSAFTVANIFVGIFWFLFPAILIAMNDVGAYFFGFYFGRTPLIKLSPKKTWEGFIGASVATMIAAFTFANFLGRFQWLTCPRKDLSTGWLQCDPDPIFKPDYIPLPGLISHWLPWKEIAVLPVQWHALWMGLFASIIAPFGGFFASGFKRAFKIKDFGDSIPGHGGFTDRMDCQMVMAVFVYIYHQSFVVGQDYSVEMLLDQIMRNLGSEEQLSLYTKLGKILQERHL; from the exons ATGTATGAAGAGATAACTACTAGTGTGAGAACTCCAAAAGATGAAACCAAGGACTTTCCTATTGGG ATTCCTGCAGAGATAAGCAAATCAAATGGAAACAATTTACTTGTCGATGATAAATCCAAATACAAATCAATGTGGATCCGTGCATACTCATCTCTGTGGATGCTAGCGAGTGTCTCACTAATCATATACTTGGGTCATCTTTACATCTGGGCCATGGTTGTGGTTATCCAAATATTTATGGCCAGTGAGCTCTTCAATCTACTTAGAAGAGCATCTCAAGATAAACGTCTCCCTAAGTTTAAGCTCTTGAACTG GCATTATTTCTTCACAGCAATGCTATTCGTATATGGCCGTATTCTCAGTCAACAACTTGTGAATACTGTGACTTCAGATAAACTCTTGTATAGATTTGTGAGCAACCTGATCAAGTATCAGATGGTTATATGCTACTTTTTATATATTGCAG gttttGTATGGTTTATTCTTTCATTGAAGAAGAGATATTACAAGTATCAGTTTGGCCAGTATGCATGGACACATATGATACTTATTGTTGTGTTTACCCAGTCTGCGTTCACTGTAGCCAACATATTTGTAGGGATATTCTG GTTTCTTTTCCCTGCAATCCTCATTGCTATGAATGATGTTGGTGCATATTTCTTCGGTTTCTATTTTGGGAGAACACCTCTGATCAAGCTTTCTCCAAAGAAAACATGGGAAGGTTTCATTGGAGCGTCTGTTGCCACTATGATTGCTGCATTTACG TTTGCAAACTTCTTGGGTCGCTTCCAGTGGCTAACATGTCCAAGGAAG GATTTATCAACTGGTTGGCTTCAGTGTGACCCTGACCCAATTTTTAAGCCAGATTACATTCCATTGCCAGGATTGATTTCTCATTGG CTTCCTTGGAAAGAGATAGCAGTTTTGCCAGTACAGTGGCATGCCTTGTGGATGGGACTATTTGCGTCAATAATAGCACCATTTGGAGGTTTTTTTGCTAGTGGCTTCAAAAGAGCTTTTAAAATCAAA GACTTTGGTGATAGTATACCTGGACATGGTGGATTTACAGACAGAATGGACTGCCAG ATGGTAATGGCTGTTTTCGTCTACATTTACCATCAATCATTTGTTGTAGGCCAAGACTATTCAGTTGAGATGCTATTGGACCAG ATAATGAGGAACCTTGGTTCAGAGGAGCAGCTATCTCTCTACACAAAACTCGGGAAGATATTGCAAGAAAGGCATTTATGA